The following nucleotide sequence is from Nitratidesulfovibrio termitidis HI1.
TGCCGCATGACGAGGCCGGGCACACCGACGAGAACGGGAATTCCGGCGAGCCCGGCGCGGGCGGCGATGGTCCGGTCATTCCCCACGTGGTGCCGTCGCACGAGGACGAACGCGCCGGGGGCGTGGTGCCGGAAGAGTTTTCGCTGTGGGGCGCGGGACCGCGCATCGTGGTGCCCGCCTTGCTGGCGCAGCTTGGCGGGGCGGGGCTTACCCTGGCCCTGCCGGGGCCTTTCGGCATGGAGATGCTGCCCCATTGGGCCTGGGTGCTCATGGGACTGTGTGCCCTGCTGCTGGGCACGCTGGCCGTGCGCCGCGCCTGGGCGGAACTGAAGCCGGGCCGGCAGCGGGGGCGTCTGGTCACCAGCGGCCCGTACCGGATAACCCGCAACCCCATCTACGCGGCATGGATTCTGGGCATTCTGCCGGGCATCGCGCTGTGCTTCGCCTCGTGGCCCATGCTGGCCGGGCCGGTGGTGGCCTGGGCGCTGTTCCGCGAGACGGTGGGGGTGGAGGAATCGTTTCTGGCCGCCCGCTTCGGCGAGGAATGGGACCTTTACGCCACCCGGGTGAACCGCCTGTGGCCCAACCCGTTCCGCAAGCACGGCTAGGTGGCTTTCCTGCGTCCGGTACACGCCGGGCACGCCATCCGGACAACGGCTTCGGGTTCACGGACATCGCAAGGGGGCGCACGGCCATGGCCGTGCGCCCCTGCTTGCTGACCGTCGCATGGCGGGCACTGCCTCCCTGCCCGGCGCGCTGTTGCCGCGCGGGGCGTCTCCCCTGAGGGTCGTGGGGGGCGTCTCTACTGACGGCCGCACAGGGCGTCCTGTTTCACACCCGGCTCCACCCGGCTCCACCCGGCCCCATCGTCTGCGCCAGGGGGTGCCTAGCGGTGTTGTTCCATCCAGGCGGTGAAGACCGGCAGGGCGGGCTTGCCGTCGGCGGTGGTCACGCCGTCAAGCCATGCCCGCACCCGTTCCGGATGCTGTCGGAGCCACGCCATGCCCGCGTCCAGGTGGGTCAGCTGCTTGTCGGCATGCATGGCCGCCATGATCTGATTCATCATGTCGATGGGAAAGATCAGGTTCTTCAGGAACTTCGTCACGTTGGGCCGGGCTTCGGGAAATCCCTTGCGCACGTTGGTGTAGATGGTGGCCATGCCGTCGCTTGCGCCAAAGGTTTCGGCCGTGCTGCCGGTAAGGTACTTCATGTCGATGAGTTCGTTCATGTAGTGCGGGGTCCAGCCCAGAAAGACGACCCACTTCCCGCGCTTCGCGAAGTCCTGCACCTGCAGGAGCATGCCCGCCTCGCTGGACGGCACCAGTTGGAACTTGCCGAGGCCGAACATGTTCTTCCTGATCATGTCCAGGATCACCTCGTTGCCGTCGTTGCCTTCCTCGATGCCGTAAATCTTCCAGTCCAGCCGGTCGCCGAACCTGGCGATGTCGGCGAAGTCCCGGAGCCCGCCGTCCACCACGTAGGAGGGTGCGGCCAGGGTGTACTGCGCGCCGGGCATGTTGGCCACGAGCTGGATGACGCTGCCCTTGTCGAAGAGCGGCTGGGCCACGGTGGTCATGGTGGGCATCCAGTTGCCCAGAAAGGCATCCATTTCGCCCATGTCCAGGGCCTTGTAGACCACGGGCAGGGCAAGCATGGTGTCGCTGGCCTCGTACCCGAGCACCTGCAGGATTTTCACCGCAAGCTGGGTCTTTACGGTGACGCCGGTCCAGCTGACGCTGGCGAAGCGGACGGCGGGCCTGGCGTCGGCAAGCTGCGCGCCGCCAAGGACAAGTGACGCGGCGAG
It contains:
- a CDS encoding methyltransferase family protein; translated protein: MKHDHLDIAHEYSALLRTDEADDRQPGSFRLPHDEAGHTDENGNSGEPGAGGDGPVIPHVVPSHEDERAGGVVPEEFSLWGAGPRIVVPALLAQLGGAGLTLALPGPFGMEMLPHWAWVLMGLCALLLGTLAVRRAWAELKPGRQRGRLVTSGPYRITRNPIYAAWILGILPGIALCFASWPMLAGPVVAWALFRETVGVEESFLAARFGEEWDLYATRVNRLWPNPFRKHG
- a CDS encoding ABC transporter substrate-binding protein gives rise to the protein MRKVLLLCVLAASLVLGGAQLADARPAVRFASVSWTGVTVKTQLAVKILQVLGYEASDTMLALPVVYKALDMGEMDAFLGNWMPTMTTVAQPLFDKGSVIQLVANMPGAQYTLAAPSYVVDGGLRDFADIARFGDRLDWKIYGIEEGNDGNEVILDMIRKNMFGLGKFQLVPSSEAGMLLQVQDFAKRGKWVVFLGWTPHYMNELIDMKYLTGSTAETFGASDGMATIYTNVRKGFPEARPNVTKFLKNLIFPIDMMNQIMAAMHADKQLTHLDAGMAWLRQHPERVRAWLDGVTTADGKPALPVFTAWMEQHR